One window of Rissa tridactyla isolate bRisTri1 chromosome 12, bRisTri1.patW.cur.20221130, whole genome shotgun sequence genomic DNA carries:
- the LOC128916743 gene encoding olfactory receptor 14A16-like yields MSNSSSITQFLLLAFADTRELQLLHFWLFLGIYLAALLGNGLIITAVAWDHHLHTPMYFFLLNLSVLDLGSISTTLPKSMANSLWDTSIISYAGCAAQVFLLAFFFEAEFALLTIMAYDRYVAICKPLHYGTLLGSRACVHMAAAAWGSGFLTALLHTANTFSLPLCQGNAIYQFFCEIPQILKLSCSHAYLREVGLLVLTVYLLFGCFVFIVVSYVQIFRAVLRIPSEQGRHKAFSTCLPHLAVVSLLVSTAVFAHLKPPFLSSPSLDLVVAVVYLVVPPTVNPLIYGLRNKELKGALWKACDSTSLLQQQRISHLSLQVTSYLFPAAFVLWSLYQL; encoded by the coding sequence atgtccaacagcagctccatcacccagttcctcctcctggcattcgcagacacgcgggagctgcagctcttgcacttctggctcttcctgggcatctacctggctgccctcctgggcaacggcctcatcatcaccgccgtagcctgggaccatcacctccacacccccatgtacttcttcctcctcaacctctctgttcttgacctgggctccatctccaccactctccccaaatccatggccaattccctctgggacaccagcatcatctcctacgcgggatgtgctgcccaggtctttctgCTTGCCTTCTTCTTTGAAGCAGAGTTTGCCCTTCTCACcatcatggcctacgaccgctacgtggccatctgcaaacccctgcactacggcaccctcctgggcagcagagcttgtgtccacatggcagcagctgcctggggcagtggctttctcactgctctgctgcacacggccaatacattttcactgcccctctgccagggcaatgctatttaccagttcttctgtgaaatcccccagatcctcaagctctcctgctcacacgcctacctcagggaagttgggcttcttgttcTTACTGTCTATTtattgtttgggtgttttgttttcatcgtggtgtcctatgtgcagatcttcagggccgtgctgaggatcccctctgagcagggacggcacaaagccttttccacgtgcctccctcacctggccgtggtctccctgcttgtcagcactgcagtgtttgcccacttgaagccccccttcctctcctccccatccctggatctggtggtggctgttgtgTACTTGGTGGTTCCTCCAACAGTGAATCCCCTCATCTACGGCCTGAGGAACAAGGAGCTCAAGGGTGCCCTCTGGAAGGCCTGTGATTCTACCAGTTTGCTTCAGCAGCAGCGAATCTCCCATCTCTCTTTACAAGTGACCTCGTATTTATTTCCGGCAGCATTTGTCTTGTGGTCATTGTATCAGTTATAA
- the LOC128916744 gene encoding olfactory receptor 14C36-like, whose translation MYFFLLHLSVLDLGSISTTLPKSMANSLWDTRTISSSGCASQLFFFFFFMSAEYFLLTVMAYDRYVAICKPLHYGTLLGSRACVHMAAAAWGSGFLTALLHTANTFSLPLCQGNAIYQFFCEIPQILKLSCSHAYLREVGLLVVSVCLGFGCFVFIVVSYVQIFRAVLRIPSEQGRHKAFSTCLPHLAVVSLLVSTAVFAYLKPPFLSSPSLDLVTAVLYSVVPPAVNPFISSMRNQQLKDAVWKVITGCFQKH comes from the coding sequence atgtacttcttcctcctccacctctctgttcttgacctgggctccatctccaccactctccccaaatccatggccaattccctctgggataCAAGGACCATTTCCTCCTCAGGATGTGcttcccagctttttttctttttcttttttatgtcagctgagtattttcttctcaccgtcatggcctacgaccgctacgtggccatctgcaaacccctgcactacggcaccctcctgggcagcagagcttgtgtccacatggcagcagctgcctggggcagtggctttctcactgctctgctgcacacggccaatacattttcactgcccctctgccagggcaatgctatttaccagttcttctgtgaaatcccccagatcctcaagctctcctgctcacacgcctacctcagggaagttgggcttcttgtggtcagtgtctgtttgggctttgggtgttttgttttcatcgtggtgtcctacgtgcagatcttcagggccgtgctgaggatcccctctgagcagggacggcacaaagccttttccacgtgcctccctcacctggccgtggtctccctgcttgtcagcactgcagtgtttgcctacctgaagccccccttcctctcctccccatccctggatctggtgacAGCAGttctgtactccgtggtgcctccagcagtgaaccccttCATCTCCAGCATGAGGAACCAGCAGCTCAAGGATGCAGTGTGGAAAGTGATAACTGGATGCTTTCAGAAGCATTAA